The nucleotide sequence GCGATCCTCTGGATGGCGTCTCGGTCTCCGCTAAGACGCAGAAGAATACGAGCTCAGTCATTGGACGGCTGGGTAGATACGTTTTAAAGGGTGAGGAGGGTGTCGGATTACGCGATAATGTGCATGTAGATGGCAAACTTGGCCAGGAAGCCGGTGAGAGAGAAAGGTTCGTGGAGGACCAGCAGTTGCCGCAACTCCTCGGCAGTTTCGGCCGGTGGGCGGATTCCCCGTCTCCTGTAGGGGGCGATAAAGAGGCCGGTCACAACAGAAGGTCGGGGTCTTTCTCTCTGGTGTACTTCCTCACTTGGCCACATCGATGATGGTTTGCGCTCGGATGGCTCCGTCCAGATGAACATGGAGTTCCACCTGAGGACGACAACGGTGGGAATCACGTGACTCGCAGGTAAACACAAggactcactcactcacaggCTTTTCACAAAGGTTTTTGGTCGCTAGATTTATTcgtctttctattgtttttgggggaaagGACGAACATGTGAAATGAGTCtaaattttggtattttttatttaattttatttggtttttattttattaatctaTTTCTTTCGTCtattttttacatcttttttatatttattattatattttatatttatctaattttttaaatatatttttatatacatatttatttagtcattcatgcatttattcatgcattcatgaatatatatttttttttaaaattgcttccatttgaaatgaaaacaaataattattaaatgttTACCCTTactaagacaaaaaataatatgaacaaatattttttttatattttgatatatgtatttaatttattcattcattcatgtattcatttatttattttatttactaatttatttttaattttgtttatttcttattttgtatatattttttttcctgtatctgcaccccccccccctttcttgctactgtcacaatgaaaatcCCCGAGAaactggatgaataaagttatccaattaaaaaaaaaagagtaagacTGAAAGATTGTCATTGCTGTTTTAgacgacgatagacgtccaattcaggAAGAATTTTGGACCGACTTGAAACGAATAGCGATCGAACCTCGGGGACGTCTCATTTCCATGCCGACGGCCAACGCAAGAGGGCGTCAGTGAGTCGCTTTTCTTTCTTTGGGATGTGCTCGCTCGCCTGGTCCGCTCTTACCTTGGGCTCGTCGAAGACTTCCGACCGCGGGGAACCCTCGTCAGACATGCCGCCGCTGCCTCacagaacacaaaaaaagaaactcagagggagagaaagaaagagaaagagaaggagagagagagagagagaacgctTCATTGAGCGGCTCCTTTTCAAGCGTGCCTGTCCACTTCCGGCTTTGGAAATTGCACACATCAGCAAAGTCCGGCCACTCCCACCCCGCCCCTCCCCTCCCTTTCCCCGCCCACCTGCTTTGTGCAGGAGCACCAATAAACACGTCGCATCACCCCGCCGGTCACTCATGGCTATTCATTAATCGGGTTTACGCGCGGGTGTCAAAGTGaaggcccgtgggccaaatctggtcctccgcttcattttgtgcggcccaaaaaaattaatcgtgagtttctgttttaggatcaaattaaaatgatagatgtatattataattCCTAAacttattttctaaatattatatctaaaatggaccaCAGTCAAATCGAGTTAACGTTAAAGCAACCCTAGTTCGACACccttgaaataaagaaaggaaaaagccatttgtttttttttcttttttgtatttcCACATAGAATCATAAATATCCATACTTATAAACACTCCACGAACTGTAAAACTTTGCAAAGACAATGAGAAATGTACAAAAGAATAGACATCTCCATAGAAACGTTGAGGGTGATTGGAGCGGGCGAGAGGACGCCATCTGGCGGCCGTTGGGCTTTAGTTCGGGTTTAGTTCAGGTTCATTCGGGGAGCCGGACGACTTCCTGAGCTTTATGGCTTCCCCGCAAAGGCCAAGGAttggaaaggaaagaaaagaaaaggaaagggaATGGCTTCGTATACCTTAGCgggccctctagcgccctctctTGGCCGGCCATGGTCCGCCCGCCCCCCATTTCGACGTTAAACTCTCTCACCAGCCAGCAACAATTGGAAAAAGGAACCTTGTAGTCAAGTGAAATAGgctccaccccccaaaaaagtgcgCATATTCTGGGATTTGGAGTTTTTTGTGGcccaatgtagttttttttttttagcgaccCGCTTTTTTTTGTGCACGGACGGGTTTTTGAGCCGCTTTTAGCCGTCCGTCCTCAAGAAAAgcacattttgaaaaactgtACATGTAAACATCACACTTTCACTGAGTCCAAAACGGGCACACGGGAGGGAGGGGGTTAGGGTGGGGAGGGCGGGGCTTGTACCCTCAGACCCCGCCCACCACCACTGTGCACagagtcttcttcttcttgttctcaGTGCAGGAAAAggcaaatgaaatgaatgacaaTAGCATTACAGAGCACCACCAAATGAGAAGTCCAAACAGGcaagggcttttttttcttcttctttttcttcttcttcttctttttcttcatctttgtAGCCAAAAAGAACCATTGAAAACAGCTTTTGATCACTCTTTGTACAGCTATACAGTACACGTACGGTATTATCCGAGCACTTGAGCCAACCCACAAGCTACCGGGGCGGGGCCAAACACTAGGACGGCCCACGCAAAACCAGCAAATTGTACAACGAACATCCAAGGGAGCTAGCTAGCGAGCTAGCCAGTTAGCCGGTAGGCGTGGTGCGGTGTTgggtttggtcccccggacatttggtccccggacatttggtccccagacatttggtccccgaATGTTTGTTCCCCCGAATGTTTGGtccccagacatttggtccccagacatttggtccccgaATGTTTGTTCCCCCGAATGTTtagtccccggacatttggtccttGGACATTTGGTCCTTGGACATTTGGTctgcggacgtttggtccccggacatttggtgcccggacgtttggtccccggacgtttcgtccccggacgtttggtccccggacgtttcgtcgaacgggtgtttggtcgacagacagtGCTCTCTCGCATgattagaattttgagagcgagcgaatctggcgaccaaatgtccgttcgacgaaacgtccgaggaccaaacgtccggtcatgggaGCATAAGATACTGGGGCGGGGCCAGAGACTAGGACAGCCAAGCAAAACCATCAAATTGTACAATGGACATCCAAGGGAgctggctagctagctagctagctagctagttagcCAGCTAGTTAGTGAGAAGGCTGTCAGTTTAGATGACAACGGCTAGGAAAAGCAAAGTAAAGAAAAGCCTGCATGTCACCAGGACTTGTGGTGGGTGGAAATGGACATAttcacccccccaaaaaccaATGGAAGAACTCCCACCCTTCCCCCAATAGCATCCTACAGTTCACAAACATTGACCAGTCACAAAAGCTCTTCCACAAAACATctcacatgtaaaaaaaaaccctcaaaattctcacatgaatggaaaaacatcgACGGCTCACATGGACATCATCTTTTAAAATACCcaaatatcaattaaaaaaataacactaaatcTACGCCCGCCcccgcaaaaaaaacaaaaaaaatggataaaaattcTTATCCTTAACCCTAAAAACATGGTGGCGCCATACTGCAATGCCCACCAAAACCCAGGGGCATGACCTAAAAGGCAATGGAGTCGCCCCCTAACGGCAGCCGCCAACATTGCgttctccccaaaaaaaatggtcaccTTCCCCCTTTCTCACGGtctgacgaaaaaaaaaagggaatgcacgagtgtaaaatcatcaaaaagggggaaatcatgaTATTCGtaataataagaagaaaatatttgaaatccCATTTAAAGGCTCTCATTGATTGGTGGAGATTTAAGCTTGTTTGAATGGAGCCAGTTGACATCTCAAACCAGCAATTGGCCCCTCCCACATGCTACCCAGGCTCCAATTCCATGGAGCCAGTGTGCTGGTCAGCTGGACGCCCCCTAGTGGCCGGCTGCGGAacatcttctttttttcttattgttgttatttagtttttttgttagtttttttcatCCTGAGCTATAAAGTGCTTCCCAAGTAATTTTTCTTCCCGGGACGTCAAACAACACGTGAACGCGGCGAGGGGAGGTCGTTACCGACGTCATTTTGACGTTGTGGCGGCGGTTTAACCCTTTAATTCCGCAGTTCTTTCGCTTACCGCTAGAGGGAGCCCTTTTTGGAGAACTACCAACTAGAAGAGATTCGTTTTTTTGTGCTAAAGTGTGCGAAAGTCTCAGATTTCTTTCAATTTTGGCACCCCGCGCTTACGTCTGGCATCTTTGCGTTCGTCGTCGGGGGTGCTAGATCGCATTAGCCTGGTCGGGAGTCTGCCCGGCGACTCCCTTGACGATTTGTCGTAAACCGAGCGCCACGCCGCCCCTTAAACGATTGTCGCTCGCCTCGTTCAAGGCGGCGCCGTCCGCCGTGGGGGagattttggggggttttggggTGTAGGGGGGTTGGGCCACCCCTCACCTTAATAGGAAATCACTCGGGAGGAAGCCTAATCCAACGGTGGCGCTATAACGAACCCGCTAGGGAGGAAATTAGCATATTTGCTAGTCAATATTAGCCCGGATTAGCGCTAAAGTGgtgttgttttcattgttttggaCACGCAGGTTGACCTGACTTCCTGAGACCAACGAGAGAAGACGGAGTTCCAAGGGGTGCTGGGGCTGGGGGGCGTGTGTAAACGACGACGGACGCGACGGCCATAAATCCCGCCCCCTTCCCGCTCAGTTCTGCTGCAGGATGAGGTTCTCCAGTTCGTCGGCCGAGCGCAGCAGGAAGGCGGCCGACTCCCTGTAGCCGGCGATCAGCTGCCGGACCGCCGTCACTTCGGGTGGGCTCAGCTGGGCCGAGgagcccccgccgccgccgccctgaCCGTAAGCGCCGGGCGACGAGgcgtccgccgccgccgccgacgactTCATGCTCAGGTCGGTGGGACCTGTCAATGatgagtaccgactttctgttttaggatcaaattgaaatgacagTTAAAGGCCAAGGACTTACCGTTGCTCTGCGGCGGCGCAACGGCGCAGCCCTGGCGGTCGGCGGACGCCGGGCCGTACGCTCGCGGGTTGTAGTTGAGGCCGCCGTTGGCGTAGAGTTGCTCTTGGGCAAATCCGGTGGCGTCCTGCTCCACCGAAGCGTCCGCCTCGTCCTGCGGGGGAAACGCCCTTTTAGCGTTAGCCAACCGGCAGCGAGGGGAGGAGCAAACCGAGACTTACCGCCGGGTAGATGTCCAAGCGCATCCTCTTGGCGGCGTTGCGCGTCTCGCTGTCGCAGGCCGCCGCCAGGATGTTTTCGGCCAAGGCGGAGGTCAGGTGAGGGGGCGTCGGTCGGATCTGACGGCCACACCCAAAGCGTCAATATGAAATATGGAATGtagtttattttgtgtttatcttGTATCCTTTAAGAGACTAGATCAGATTTTTAGTGACACCTACTGGTCAAGTTCTGTCATCACTTTGTATATAGCGCCTCCCTGTCAAGGTTGGATCCCAACAtcaaaataatcgaaaaacgGACTACTACTGAACGCTTCTCAAAATGGCCGCTGCTGGCTTGCTTCTTTGTTCTCTTCCCTAGCCCCCACCCTCCCTAAGAGGGGGGGGGCGTATGGGCGAAGCCTCCCGTCAAATACGACGTCCTATCGGCCGGGGATGGGCTTTTATTTAAGGTAGGCGGAGACAAACTAAACTGAATATATGAATCCAACTCATATTTCAACCCCCCTGGACAGTTAAAACAGAGGGAAGGTACCTCCAGACCGCTCTTTTTCATACGTCGGCAAGATTTGAGGTAGGTGCGAATGCGCTTGCGCGAGCGCTCGTGGAACTCGGGGAATTGGCGGCCGCACGATTCCATGATGGCCTGGATCTTTTCCTTGGGCTGCTTGGAGATGGGAACCATGCGGTCCAGGTTCTCGTCCACAAACAGACGCACGAACATCTGATGGACAAAAGTGGGAAAACGAGACGGCGGGAATTTTACGTATGTAGGCAAAATTGGCCCTTCAAAATAAGAAAGTTTTCGaaattttttaaccaaaaaaaaaacctctgttACAGAACAGCCGgaacggacatttcgtcgacggacacttagtccccggatgtttggtccccgggccttTGGTCAAacagacatttggtccccggacgttttgtcgaacgtACAGTTCGTCGCCGGATTTGCtcgctcaaaattataatcatgagagagacaACTGTCtgtcaaccaaacgtccggggaccaaacgtccggggaccaaatgtccggggaccaaatgtccggggaccaaatgtcccgggaccaatcgtccggccaccaaacgtccggggaccaaacgtccggggaccaaacgtctgtttgACCAAAGTTCTGGggaccggggaccaaatgtccggggaccaaatgtccggggaccaaatgtccggggaccaaacgtccggggaccaaacgtccggggaccaatcgtccggggaccaatcgtccggccaccaaacgtccgtttgaccaaacgtccggggaccaaacgtctgtttgaccaaacgtccgtttgaccaaacgtccggggaccaatcgtccggccaccaaacgtccggcgaccaaatgtccggcgaccaaacgtccggggaccaaacgtccagggaccaaacgtctgtttgaccaaacgtccggggaccaaatgtccggggaccaaacatccgtttGACCAATCGTCtgtttgaccaaacgtccgtttgaccaaacgtccggggaccaaacgtccggcgaccaaacgtccggggaccaattGTCTgtttgaccaaacgtctgtttgaccaaacgtctgtttgaccaaacgtccggggaccaaaggtccggggaccaaatgtccggggaccaaatgtccggggaccaaatgtccgaggactaaacgtccggggaccaatcgtccggccaccaaacgtccggggaccaaacgtctgtttgACCAAACGTCAGTTCGGGCAAACGTCCTGGGACCAatcgtccggggaccaaacgtccagggaccacaaaaaatacaaagaaacagCCACCAAATCCTGAAAATGTCAAAGTGTACTAACGTTAAAGGCTTTGAGCCTCTCCGGGTCCATCCCCTCGGCGTCGTTGAGTTtgtcgccgtcgtcgtcgtgatcgtcctcgtcctcgtctCCCACCGCCGTCGCCCCGCGACAGGAGCTCAGGTCCTCGGCACCCCCGTCGCCCTCCGTCCCGGTCAAGTCGTAGCCGTACGGGCTCTTGGGAGGAGGACGCTTCCCGCCACCGGGGTCGGCCGGCGAGAAGGGGTCCGGCGGCGTGGAACCGGCGCCGGGGCGGAGTGGCGGCCGGCGCCGCTCCAGGGCGCCGCTGAAGTCCAGGGGGACGCCCGAGCCGTTCTCGCTCCGTTCCCCGTAGGGGCCCTCGTGTGGCCACGTGtccccgcccccgccgccgccaacgccgccgccgctgctctCCGAAGACATGTCGTCCCCGTCTTCTTCCTTGATGACGGGCGGCGGTTCGTCCAGAGGGGTGGGCGCGCCATCCTCGCTGCTGACCGACGAGTCATCCTGCACGCCGGCAttattttaattggattataagaactggatcaaaatccctaaatattccgtcattttttctgtgtttttagctcaaaaagcattttgtaaaatctcaaaatatctttaaaaagaaCTAAAATCAACTTGTTTTTAATCTATAAGAGAAAAttgaatatccagggcttttaattcacttctttttatccatttataaaaaaaacatccaaatatcatttctaaaatggtccgtccaCATGAAACATTAATATGGCCCGCGAACCCGAGTTTGAAACACCAAAAATGTGGTCCCTCCCCCTTACGGTCACCTCATTCCTCGGCCTACCTACCCTAAGGGTGGCAGTCATGCACTGCAGTTTCATCTGTTTCAGATAGGTGGCGGTCAAGGGCATGTTGTAGTCAATCAGCTCCGGCGCCAGTGACGTCGGACGGTCGTTTTCTGACGAGGAAAGAAAGACAAGGCCCGTCAAGCTGAAGATACGACTGCTCCCCCTCCAGACCAACAGGGGGCGGATTATAGCCAATCAGACCAGACTCTCCTCACTTCCTGTCTGCGGTCATAGGTCGTGAACCCGGAAATAAGCTCAGTTGTCCAACTTTGAAAGCACAAGACAGGACAGGCAAGGAAGGAACCAGAGATACTCTTCAGTAACTGGTAGGATCAAATTAAGTACTACTTCGATTCTAGCTATTTAATGATTATTCTGTTTTCTCACAAGCATAAGTTGATCTTTTTTGTGCTTTCCTTTACCTCACaacgggaaagtaaatgagtgccgaGTGTAGatggatattatatttcctgattgttcccccattttaaatccattttttctatatttttagttcaaaaatcatttggtaaaatctaaaaatatatttaaaaaaaagcctaaataaGCTTTGTTttcaatctataaaaaatggaatattcagggttttcaaacccgttcttttaatccataattacatttttaatattttctttgtgtttttagtgcaaaaatcattttgtaaaatgtaaaaatttgttaaaaaatagctcaaataaacattgttttagatctataaaacactgaatactaataatattaatactactactactactactactactactactactactattacaacaactactactactactactactaataataataataataataatacttataattactactactaataataatacgaataataatacaataaataataataatactaataatgctACTTTTTTTCAAGTTGGGGCAAAAATTGaatgacctcattcatttccctttgCCTGTAATACCCTCCTCTCTCCGGCAGACGGCCCACTAGTCTAGACTTATGTTAGAGCGTAACTTTCCTCCTCGCTCTTGTTCGGACAACGTCGTCCCATATGTTTGAAGTGGGGGCGTCGCCCTAAAAGACGACCTTCCCGCTCCACGACGTCGACTCGAGTGACGTACGTTTGAAACCCAAAATCCGAGGCGGTGTTTTACCTTTGAACTCTGCCGCGCTGGGGTTGATGTGCATCCTCTTTTGACACTCGCCGCAACTCATCAGGAAGCGGGTCACCGCCTCTCGCGGCAAAAAGGCGTACGTTTCTGCGATCtggtcacaaaaacaaaaataattaaggGTGCTCGGGGTTAGCCGGGATGGCCTCGGTCCGTCCCCCTCAAAGTCTCCCTTGTGATTGGACATTTCTGGCGTCCAAATACGCGCCGCCGTGTCACTTGTCCTTCTtagtagtactgtattttcacgactatatggcgcattgcatttaaaggcgcagtgtcagtaaggagtgctatttctgtattagacacacacacaaaggacgcaccatttttatagacgcagccaggcaaagtggcggcccgggagccagatgtggcccgccggatcattttgtgcggcccgggaaagtcaatgatgagtgcccactttttgttttaggatcaaattcaaatgaagagtattatatttcctgatttttccccttttaaattaatcattgtcattttttaatccgtctttagttcaaaaatatttttgtaaaatctaaaaatatatttaaaaaagctaaaataaacatttttttagatctattaaaaaaaacaaatatttgggggttttaatccagttcttttaacccgCAATAGTcatgttttaatcaatttttttctgtgtttttagttcaaaaatcatttggtaaaataaaaaaaaaaaaaaaaaatgctaaaaaaaatcaaaacaaaatattttaaaaaagctctaataaaaataaggttatatctgtaaaaaactgaatattcgggtcttttaatccacttcctttaatccatttctttaaaataaaatatcaaaatgttttatcTTTGATGGTGtggcccacgtgaaatggaGTTAAAGCGTCCTCCGAAGTGAATAACCGTGGTTGTGCGCCACTTTTGGCTTAAGCAATGTCCGAGcgcccccccccgcccccctctcCTTTTCCTCCTTGGGGCGCTTCCCTGAAAAAGGCGACCTTCACCAGAGCGGGCAGAGACGGCGGGGGCGCCGGCCTCCGGCGGAGCCCGGCCACCCCCCGCCGCTCGCCGTCGTtaccccccgccccccttccGCACATGGGAGCCCCCTCCGGCAGACGAGGGAGAGGGAAAGGCCACACGGATGAAGAAAGATCTCCCAGAAGGCCACAGTGACAGTCCCATATTGTGCCCGGACTATGTGCtatgccccgccccctccctccctccctccctccctccctcaaaaGGATGGGCGCGATGAGACGTGACAGGACGTCTCCTCCGGGGCGGGAACGCCCGTCCTTTGCTTTTTTCGCTCCTTCCCTCCACGGATGCCGTCGGGGCGCCGGTCCCGGATCGGCGTCCCGGATCGGCGTCCCTGATCGGCGTCCTGTCCCATCCCCGTCCCGCACGCGACTACGAACAAAGACGGTGCTTCTTGTGCCCTCTTTGTTCTGCCAGCGGACATGTTTTGCGCCGCCTGATTGGTCACCAGACCAAAAGACGACTTTTAGATCGTGGAGTTTATTGACCTCCAAATGCTCCCAAAACCGTCTCGCCTCAATATGTCCTCCTTCCAATGGACTTTTCGTTTACATTTAGGCTGAATGAAGCTACACTGAATGTTTTCAGGTCAAAGAAACAACGACATCCTCAACCACCCAAAACAAATTGACTAAtaatgcacaggtgtcaaagtggcgcgtcattttgtgtggcccgaaaaagtcaatcatgactttctcttttaggaacAAATTCAAGTAGTATACATGTAGTATATTACAATTCTTGAATTTACcccttttaatcaataattgtcattttttaaatccattttctgtgatttttagtttaaaaatcatttcataaatatatattaaaaaaagctaaaataaacattattttagatatattaaaaacagaatattctggACTTTTGGTCcagctcttttaatccataattgtcattttttaatcatttttttctgtttttagttgaaaaatcattttgtaaaaaatctctaaatctatctttaaaaaaagctctaataaacattcttttagatctattaaaaaaaaacagaattttcagggcttttgatccagttcttttagtgAATCCGTGATTCACTCTCTGATTCCCTCTCTGATTCGCTCATTGACTCTCTGAATCAGTGAGTCAATCAGTGAATGAATCAGTAATGAATCAGTGAGGGAATCAACGCGGCGGGATGTCGATGGAGTATTTTGAACTGACCGCTTTGTAGGTCTTCTTCTGTCCGGCGTGTTTGGGCGGACGTCCGGGATCGGCGCCGATCTCCACGTGCATGGCGTAGATGATGTCAAAGAAGTCTTCCACCACCGCCACGCGTTTCAACGACGAGTTGTCCTGGCTGGGGTTGCCGTCcgaacactaaaaaaaaaaaagcacacacaaaatactgtaattaatacagaaatagcacttgttactgaCATGGCGCATTTAAATgccatgcgccatatagtcgggaaaatacagtagtattttCTTTCTCTCCGTGGGATGGAAGGCTTTGACGGGCAGAGGGGAGGGGGTTGTGGGGTCCCGGCCCACGGGCTGACGAGCGGGGCAGTGGGAGGAGCTCTCTTTTCCCGACCCTTTTCCCCAGCTGGGTAAAAATAACCCAGTGGAAGAGTGAGAGTCTGCCTCCATGACGCCAAAGCCCCACCCCCATCCCATCCCGCCACCTCCGGCGGCCGTCCCGCCTCCCGCGCGGCTGACCCCGTCGCCATAGAAACTGCCGCCGATTCCTCCTGGGCAGGTGCGCCGGGCAAAGGGGTCACGTGAGCGCCATCGCCAGGACGACCACGTACTCACGTGGCGTCTCTGGCCTGCCGGCTTGGACGACTTCAAACCCCCCCCTCCCGGGTACCCGTCCCTCTGCCAGAATATCCTgtttaaagcacaggtgtcaaagtggcggcccgggggccaaatctggtccgccgggtcattttgtgcggtccgggaaagtcaatggtGAGTTTGTGTTTTAGGCTCAAATTCAAATGACGAGTAGAgatgtatcgtattttcacgactataaggcagtgcattttaatttttgttccatatataaggcaccctgtctattttggaggacatttaagacttttaagtgcaccttatattcatgaaaatagggtatattacattttttcccctttaattcaatctttgtcattgtattttgtaaaatctaaaaatatatttaaaatagctgaaaaaaacattgttttagatctataaaaaatggtctaatgtttattaaatttcaaaatcaaaactcctaaatattccgtttttttatagatctatagcaatgtttatttgagctttttctaaatatattttaatattttataaaatgatttttgacctaaaacaccaaaaaatggataaaaatagcaattattgatttaaaaaggggaacatttaaatataatatacattaattatcttcattttaatttgatcctaaaacctaAACTCACGCacgattaactttcccgggccacacacaaCGATGCaacggaccacatttggcccgcgggccaccactttaacaccagTGCCCCACATCCCTTAATCATCACTTCCAGGAAGTGTCCCAGAATTTCCCCCAAAGCCACCAGAAATGAACCTGATCCATTCCAACTGGGAGGAGAGGTGACAATTTCATTTTTGTCCTGAGCCTTAAGGAGGGCGCTGTCGagcaaatttgtattttaacataAGTTGTGAAAGTTAAAGAAGCGTTTCCTTGGTTGCCATTTTGCCGGACGGCCGGTCGGCCGGCCACTGGTTTCCTTGCTCCTCCCTCCCATCCCTCCCCCTCGctcccctcctcccccctcGCTCCCCCCCGGTCTCCTCTCCTCGCTCGGGCTCTCCCGAGTGCGAGGTAACGATGGTTACCATGGCAACTAAAACCAGCTCACAGAGTGGGTttgttttaatccggcccgctctccctctttctctctctctctctctctctctctctttttctctctttctctctttttctttctttctctcggGCCGTCCGGGCGGGCCTCGTCAACGGCGCCGTCGTATTCCGTCCAGAAAACGACGACGAGTACGCGTCCATTCGGGGCGGATTGGGCTAATCTCTTTTCCGCGAATGTACGCATTGCACCCAATTTTTGATCCTGCCCCAAAATGCCTCTCTTaggcttctttctttctttttggtgggttttctgTAAAGCCCATTTCGAGGTGGTCATCTTTTTCTGAACACTTTTTGGTTGAGGGTTACTGTGGGCCCCCGTGAGATTTGGACCCTCCATTTAGAACGagtgtgtcagactcgggtcgGTTGGTGGGACATgataacgtcaactccatttcatgtggcccattttagatagaatattgacattttttttaataaatggaataaaagaagtggattcaaacccctgaatattcc is from Stigmatopora nigra isolate UIUO_SnigA chromosome 1, RoL_Snig_1.1, whole genome shotgun sequence and encodes:
- the nol4la gene encoding nucleolar protein 4, with protein sequence MASRKAACADAPKASPLASEAEMFGEFQDWCLRTYGDSGKTKTVTRRKYNKIMQTLLHNDEGSVAAVAAAAAAATDNGNGVYVQDNNHINAKFKFWVKSKGFQVGAGVLGAAEHHLNKKGAPGKAVLYVPVKSTCSDGNPSQDNSSLKRVAVVEDFFDIIYAMHVEIGADPGRPPKHAGQKKTYKAIAETYAFLPREAVTRFLMSCGECQKRMHINPSAAEFKENDRPTSLAPELIDYNMPLTATYLKQMKLQCMTATLRDDSSVSSEDGAPTPLDEPPPVIKEEDGDDMSSESSGGGVGGGGGGDTWPHEGPYGERSENGSGVPLDFSGALERRRPPLRPGAGSTPPDPFSPADPGGGKRPPPKSPYGYDLTGTEGDGGAEDLSSCRGATAVGDEDEDDHDDDGDKLNDAEGMDPERLKAFNMFVRLFVDENLDRMVPISKQPKEKIQAIMESCGRQFPEFHERSRKRIRTYLKSCRRMKKSGLEIRPTPPHLTSALAENILAAACDSETRNAAKRMRLDIYPADEADASVEQDATGFAQEQLYANGGLNYNPRAYGPASADRQGCAVAPPQSNGPTDLSMKSSAAAADASSPGAYGQGGGGGGSSAQLSPPEVTAVRQLIAGYRESAAFLLRSADELENLILQQN